In the Ornithodoros turicata isolate Travis chromosome 5, ASM3712646v1, whole genome shotgun sequence genome, CATCTTCATCCTTTTAAATAAAAAGTGCGTTAAATCCAGATATCCGTGATATCCTGATAACACACAGTATACCTTAACAGGGTAGACAGTGCTGGATGGAAAAGCATCATAGGAGGTCAGGTCGGTGTACTTTCGTTCCAGGACCTTCTGCGTGGCTGGACAGTAGTGGACACTGCGCAACACCTTTGGACGCACGAGGGAGCCTTCGAGAGACATTTCATATTGAATTTCAAACTGAAATTCTCTCACCTAAGAGCCCCCCCACCGGAATATTTTTCTGTCTATGCTACTTAACTGGACTAAATTATCTCATAAAACTCATAAATAGGTGTGACCAACGCAATATTATTGCAGTACCACTCACATTTCGTTACAATCCCTTCAACACATACGATTCCTCCCAGAAAACGTGATGTCAGTGTTCGTGGTGTGACGTGTTTCGACCCAAAACTGCAAGTGATTGAAAATGTTATGGCGTCAAGCCCACGATTTCGGttaaatgtgactgaccttccTTCCAAGCCGATGTAATACTCCTCTTGCTCTTTGGATGCTGAAGGATCAGCGGAGATCACAAATTCTCTCAGGGCCCGTTCGAAGGCGGCAATCTCTTCAGAGGTGTTATTCAGCAACCTGCTCAAAGCGAGCGAAGTTCGCACACGAACATGTACAAACGTAGGTATTACTTACTCTTGTGCTCTCTTGGGATTTTTCTTACGAATATCATTGATGCTAACGACGATTCTGCAGTCCTTCTTGTTGATCAAATCCTTCACTTTCTGGCTGTAAAACCCTTGGTCGTCCTGAATATGAGACACAGATTGCTGTGGGTTTCGCTCGCACGGTACAAAAGGTTCTCTCTATCGTTTGATAGGTACTTACGTCGTCGTCTAAAAATTCTAAATATTCCCTCTGATACTCCCGAATTCGTTGTTCTGCGTCGGTACTCCCCATGATTGCGCTAACAGAGCGGCTCCCACTGCAGTTCAACAAAGGCGCGTAGAGAGGTGCACGATTTCGCGCCAAAACCGTCGTCACGTGACGGACCTTTAAGTGACAGTGGCGTCACCCGTTGTCCGTTTGCAGAAGCTTGTCGATATGCCGATTTGATCGAGTTTCTGCAACTCAAGGCGTACTTTTTTCCCGTTTGTTTGCGTTCCTGTTGGATGTAGTGATGGGTACGACCGACCCAGTGGTGGTGACAATCTATAAGCCCGTGAAGCTGTTCTTGCAGAAGGGACGAATACTCGTCTGGAATGCCGACGGTAAATAGTGCTCCTACTCCGCAAAAACTACCAAAATGCCAGTGTACACATTGGATTTCCCTGTCTCCCCTCCCTCACTATGCGCTTCAACAACGAacctgctcccccccccccccaaaaaaaaaaaaaagaaaagaaaaagaaagcagcgTCTGGATCCACCACTGCCTTGAAGTCAGCAGCCAGAAAATCATTTCGGGGGTCTATGGGAACCAGATGGGAACTTCACATGGCAAGGTGGATTCCACCCCCATTTACCGTTTCCTAAGTTCACTACCAAAAGTTCATGGGCATCCCATCCCTGGCAATGCCACTGCCTGTATACCTTCCATGCTTTTGCGCGTCAATGCTCTTCCTCCACTAGTGACAAGAGAAGCTGGACAAGCTTTCTTACCCAAGCTCTTTTCTTTAAATTTCTAGATGCCAATACATTAAGAATGAAGCACAGAATAGTTGGATTCCAGATTGGTTGCTTATCACAGAGACCATTTCAAAATGGGTGCTTGGGAATGCCAATGCTCCTTATGAAGGAAGAAGCCTATGTTCTTCTCCAGAAAGGTAAGTGCAAGGTATCTAACATCTCATTTGGAGCTGCTGTAAATTTCACTAATCTAATTTGCACGTTAGGGATAGCCAGGCTACTAAGAAATACGAAGCTTCTTCGTCTGCCAGACGATGGTGACAGAGagtatataagaaaataccaagACGACATCTACCAAGAACAGGTACAGTACCAAACATTCGTTATAACGTATATATACGTATAATATTGTATATATAATTCATATATTGTATGCATATATAACGTATAATATTGCTTTTCTCAAATCATCTCTTTATTATAATTTTCACACTGTCATGGCTGAATGCAATTGGTTCAGGACCGGATTATTCAAAGTGTATTGCCATTCGACTCTGCTTAGGCTGTGTACTGTAAAAACAGGACATCACTGTATAAACATGTTTTGCGCCAACTTGCACCGAGTGATATAGCTGGAAAGAGTAGAATGTACATATTctgttctcaacaaatcaagaaAAGGAACAATATCTTGCTACTCGATAACAGGACTTCAATCCTATTTCACAGTGTCAAGTCCTGATGGAACGGAGGCGCGAGGACATCATGCGGCATGCCGACTCCATAGTGGCAGGAAAATTGGCAAAGCTCAAGGGAGAgtctagaaagaaaaggaagaaagcacAGAGACAGGCCATGGGAACAGACAAAGCTGAGAACTTTACTCAAGTCTTTGACCACGTGGGGCCAACAGTCAAGACAGAAGAAACAGAAATTGATAAAGAGACCATCATTCAGAAAGAACTGGAAAAGGTGAAGGTCCCTCCGAGGGATCTAACCTGCACACCCATCTTGAATGGTAagcaacatttttttaaaactggGGGTGAAAACTGGGTTTTACCATTTCCAAGGTTCTAAGGATTATAAAGTAATGGTTTTCCTTGTGTTTCAGAGTGCCCTTTAACGAAAGAGTCAGACCTAGAATCAGTCTCTCTGAATTATCCATCAACACAGAGGGAGACCATCAGGTGTAAAGTGTTTCAGGACCTGTGGGAGAAAGGTCATTACCTATCATGTGCAGCCAAGTTTGGCGGTGACTTCCTTCTATATTGTGGTAGGTAATCTTGGACACAAATTGCACTGTATTCTTCAACCTGCCATGTTATTCATGGTCCAGTTCCCAGCCTTCTAAATGGTGGGCCTTGTCATGCacactgtataagtagtaattttcacGACAAATTAATTTTTGCGGATTTTACGAGCATTTTTCCCCCCGCTAAATTAGGGTTCCGCGGAGTAAATTATGTCCCCAGGAACTCCACGGCGCAGGATCAATGTACTGCAGAATATTCCCCAAATTCAACTACATCTGGGTTTGCAAATTATTGAGACAGCAAACTTAACCAGGAAGCACGATCCTTTCTTTAATCCTGTGTACCACATAATTACGGTTTCCGGAATTTACCAAAAGGCACCGGTAAACATATGCTGGTAACTTTTTTTATGCGCGCAGTGAAAATGATTTTTGCACCAATAATCGCTTAAATAAGCACTTCCAATTACTTTGGCTTATTTTCTGTGTCCCCCTCTTGTGAGTGGTCAGCCGAGCTGTGGTCTTTCTCAAAATAACCTTCTAGTAATCTTCCTCTAGCCTCTCACGGGTCCATATGTGAAGCATAGCGAAATTAGCTGATAACTCGAAAGCAGCTGACCTAAATCACCTTATGTGCAAATACTGCCGTATTACTATAACATTTGAAAGTGGCCATGAAAAGTACAGAATAGCGGCGCATCTATCCAGGTAAGCTTTGTCACCAGCATCGCCTCAGTATCTGTAGTACTGAAACTACAGTATCAGTAACTGTAAGTAAAGCTTTACAGTTGGTGTGTGCGTAGACAGCCCCCGTTTTATGTCTCCACTGATTCGTGGTAAGCGAAATAATAATCGCAGATTTTTCCCAAAATAAACACTGCAAACTGCAAACCCTACGCATAATACACGGGGGCAATATGGTATgtcgagcactgcaccaaagtcCATTGTTTTGTGCAAGATCTTGAGACTGCTTGTTACGAATATAGCATTTGAATAGAATCTTTTCTATTTCAATCAAGGAAATCCGTTGAGGTATCACGCCTATGGCATTGTGGTCTGCGTGGAAAGCCAACAGGAATTTACTGGGCTGGATGCAGTTTCCTGGGGTCGCCTCGGCAACAGTGTGCACAAGACAGTAGTGCTAGCAACAGTTGAAGATGGTGCTGTGGTGTACCTCTCTATCCGGTGGGCAGGAGAGCAAGGACACTGATGGAAGTCCTTATCGCAAGATGAATGACGGTCCCTTTGTGAGTCGGTGGACTACCATACCAATGGTATTTGCAAGTTTTACCAAACTGCACTGTCAGAACACATCATTTCACCAAAAATTCTGTATCTCATACTTTTAGCTGCGCGGGAAAGACAGACAAAAAGACAGTTTGTGTCCTCTCAAAAATGAGTATTTAATCCACTCAATTCCATTGCACAATCATGTATAGTTCTTTCACTCATCATGTACAGAACACTGCGGTGTATTTACAATATGCAGCCTGGCTGCACAACTATGTACACAGTGAAGAATGTACAAGGAATGTATAATAAATACGGAGCCTATGTACAAAAGGCTGTACGATACAACATAGCCAGTACTGTCACTTTCCTAAAACATAAAGCTAAAACCTTTAAAATGAACACGCTGTACAGGGCATTAAGTACACGAACCTAGCAGTTTTTAAAGTAAATACCCTTAGCTTAAATGCAGCCACTAAATTGAGCCTGTGAGCACCAAGGAAATGCAACAGGACCAGTGAGGTAAAAGAGGGTGCCGAGGAAATAGTCCagataaaaagaaataaaagcatAAAAGTTTCTAGAATACTGGAAAATGCCGATACTGAGCCGCTGCCATTTGTGCAGTTTGATCACGAGGGACTAGTTGTGCAATATATGTCACAGGATACTGAAGTCGCAACGCGCGCCCAGACTAGAGGCGCCTGAGATTATGCTTCGACGCTTTGCTTCCGATCGGCTTCTTGGTCTCCGGTGTGACCAAACAAGAGAAGGTCGAACGGTCACAATCTTTCGTCTTGTGAGGCACCTTCAGACACTTGACGCAGAAGTGGTGCCCACAGGAGCTGCAGGCCGCATCATTGTTCGATGCCGACACCGTGTTCGGTTGACTGCAGGCGGGACAGTGTGCCTCTACTTCTTCCGTTTTGGCAGACTCCTCAGAGCATGACTGTGTAGTTAACATACACAGAATAACAGATTTGCCAGGCGCAAAAGCTTGCGCTATAGAGTAATATCGGACACTCGCGTTTTCGGATTTTAGAGTTTTCGTAAATTCGGGGTTGGTTTCATTGGTTGGGTCGAGGAAAGAGGTGAGCTGAGAGCCAAACCTTTCTTCCGGTTGGAGTTTGTATAAGTATAAGACATTATCAGTTTTGCACTTCAAATTTCTGCTGCAAAGGTCGAGCATACAAGCATTCCAGGAGCTTTGCTGTATTTATTGAAATAAGCACCATACTTGCTGGCATAATTAACGCTTCAAATTGGGCTTAGCCCAAATGTGGGTACTTATCCATCTTCCCTTATTCCACACACAGACATTAGCAGCAAGTACCAGCCAGGTCTCCTTGCGTAATTAACGATCCTTCACTGTGTCTTACGATACTGGTCACAAAATGATTATTCTACTAGGAATCACGTTTAATTCTTGGGACAGACATATTCTAATAGAGGAAGCAAAGAGCTTAGAATGTAAGGCAAGTTCCAAAACGTAAGCACACAATACCTGTACAAAGATGTGGCACGTTGACCTTGGAACTTGGGGAGTCGAGCTGCTCCTCTGCAGTTCTGATGAGCGTGCCGCCTGCCAGTTCACAGACGACAACGGGTCACTGTTCCCTGGGCGGTCACTGTGGAATTTCTTGTATGGCAGGTTTTCCTGTTTACAGAAGACGACAGTTCTTAATCTGCTTACATCAAGAAGAAAGAagcgttagaaaaaaaaaaaaaaaaagaaaactgaacgGGCCACACACCCTATTGGTTTCGAAGATGTCCCTCTTCATCTGGATGTATCTCTTCCAACGCACAGCCGCTTGGTGAACTGACAGGCAGACCGACCTCCACGTTCCGCTGGTGCGACACACCGCGGACAGGTCTTCGTCCGTGAGCTTGCCCAGGAGTTGATCCAGGACAGGCTCGTACGTCTGCAGTTCCTTAAGAAAATCCACGTGCAGTCGCCCGAGGTGACTTCGGCGTTTCCGCACGGAGCTGTACTTTACTCTTTGGACTGTGCCTGCTACGGGGGAAACTTTGGGTGGCCTGGATGAGAGCACGGAAGTTTTAGATAAACGAGAAGGGACACAAAAAGACTCGCCTTCTGACATTCGATACATTGCCTACGTTTAACGCACGCAAAGAACTGAATTCACGCTAAGGTTTAATACATCGCATATTGTACTCTCGTCGCATATTTCGCTCACAATATTCGCATTGACACTAACTATGCACAAACAAGTTGAGTTCAGTTCAAATGTAATTTAAACCTCGAAGGAATTTGCTGTACACGTAAATCTCTACATTTTATTATACTTTGTGAATAACGATTCATACCTCACTATCATCAGAATAGCGGAGTCTAGCTGAATTAAACTCGAACTCACGGGTGTTTTTATCATCTGAGTTTGCTTACTTTGTTTATAGATTGCTCCCAAAAATGTGCAAGTGCTAGTAAGAAAGTAAGATATAACCCTCTTACAAGAAGTCTGAGGGAAGCACCTCAACTGAGAGAGGCTGCTCAACCGTCGTTGCTAACTCTGTGGGCTACGTGAACTGAAATGTTATTCCATTGTAAGAGAAGTTGTACATACTGACTCTCCAGAAGAGAATCTTGCTCGTCGTGAATGCTGGAGTGGTTTCCTTCAGTGAATGTAGAGTCCAGATGGTTCCGAGATTTATGGGAACCAAAACTGGTGTAGCCACTGTCATGTGAGGCTGGTTCACTCACTGGCGTGCTGCTCACTATGAGGCCGTGCAGTGGGGGCCGACTTGGTGTGCTCTCCATGTTGGGATGTGGTCCCTTGGGTAGATATAAAATGACATGTCACAAAGCTGATGCCTCGTAAAATTACAGCTGCAGTAAATATTGAACACATTTTGTGCGTGTGATATTTAATCAGTATAATTGTAATGTATAAATGTGGGTCCAGGTACTTGCAAACTGTTCATGCCAGTGCATTAAGTTAACTAGTGtggtctaaaaaaaaaaaaactttcacaCGTTAGAACCTATTGTAACCTATTGAAGGGATGACAGTGCAAGGCGACTAATTTGCACAAATATGGAATGGGGGCTACACCCcaatcaacatcatcatcaaaacAAAGTTCTTTCTGGTAACAACGTTCTTTTTGGTGAAGAACTAGTGCGCAACTGTGACTTATGCTTTACACGAGACAACTGATTAGAAAAGGCTTTCTGATTTCCTTATTCAATATTAAGTTCCGGCGTGCACACATATTAAAACGTTTCTGTGTACGTGAGTACGACAGACATATGCTGCTTGGTTGGCTTGGTTCGCGCCATACGTGCCTATTTGTGCGGAACGGCAGTGATTTGCGCGCCAACTGAGAGAGATAAGGAGCCTAGATCTTCGAGACAGTCTTCACTAGCAACGCATTACGCTAAACGATGATATTGAGGATCAGTAACTGCCTTCCGAGTAGCTCTTCTTAACGGTGGCTACAGAAACGGTACTACACACGCTTCACAAGTCTGTTACGATGAGCTGGCTGTCGGTCATACAATCCACGTACGATTGTTACCACCATATGTGCTTACCTCTTTTGTTCGTGGAGATAGGGTTGAGGGCATAGGTTACACGTTTTTCCTAACTTAATCCCATATTTTTGTAAATATCATCTGTCTGCTCTTGTCCACCTCCACTGCCATTATATTTGAAACTACGCGCAGCGTTTGATTCAGCCAATCACGATGCAGCCTTTTGTTATGTGCGTTTCTATTGGTCGATTTGTTGAGTGAACCGGTTACCCGTCGATTGTAGCCACCGTTATTTCCCGAATGTAATAATTCTAATATCATTGCACTTAAATGCTGCAGAAATCCATTGAGACATAAAACTGAACATGCTGTGAACTGATAGCTGTCTTTTAATGCGTACATTTTGTTTCCGAGTTGGTGCCTTCCTTGGTGCCCTAACGGCTGCAATGCGAACTATTATTTATCATTGTTAGTTTTTGTGTGAGGCATGTGTTTCATTTGTTGGTGTACTGTGTGCGAGATATAATTTTGTGGAATTAAAACGTGTGCTGACAGTGCTTTCGCCCATTAAGGGTTTTTGAAGTGGGGTGCAGTAACCATTGCAGTACTCTTTATAGTATTGTCTTTCGAAAACGAGAACAAAACTGCGTGACGGTGAACGTGAGTCCCTGTATAAACTATAGGATATTCCTCTTGGAAGTGTTTTTACTGAATAAATTTGCCCCATTCCAGAATGGAAGGTACCTCGAAGGACCCTGGTCAACAGGTCTCGAAGACTCCGATGGTTTATATCTGCGGAGGTACGAGTGCATTTTAGTCGGCGCATGTTGAAGGATGTTACAGTGCATATTTGTGCAGGAAGTGCCTTATATTCCACGAACAATATTTGCTTTCAGAATGTCACCAGGAAAATGAAATCCGGCCTAGGGATCCAATACGATGTCGTGAATGTGGCTACCGCATCATGTACAAGAAACGAACCAAGCGCTGTATCCTTTCATTCGGAAGCGTAAGTCTTATTTCAAGTAGAGGGTTGCGCAAAATAAAGTTCGGGGTTTGTAATGACGGCAAAACAAAGAATACGGCATTTCGGTTGCTTAACTATGCATCGGACGATGTATCATGCAGTAAATTTTACGAATGTACAGTCACTCCGTAAAACTTGCTACGAATAATTTGCGCAAATTAAGAGCGCCGTCTTCTCAACATTTTTCATATCCCATTAGTTAGTTAGTTCCTGGGCTTTGAATCTGGGGAGGCACTTCTTTAGTGCCTCAGGTATTCACATAAGGTCATGTGGCCTTTATATTACACAGTGCACAGTGAGCTGCATTTCACTGCCCGCGTCCTTTGCTGCCACTCTCGTAGGTGGTGCTTGGTATTCACGATGAATGTGCAGATTCGTTCTGATGAAAGTTCAGATAGGCCCAGGACAACCGCTGTGCTTCATTCAACTTCTTTTAGCTTTCTTCTGGTGTTTTGTTTCTTAGTTCGGGCCCATTCCTTCTCAGACTTGGATGTGTGGCGCAAAGTGCCCACACTATATATTCTATCTAGGGTAGATATTGTCTGATCTAATTGACCTTGGTGCATGCTTGCGATTCCCATCTCTCTGAGGTGTGGGACGGTTTCCAAATCAACAGAAGAACAAATGACAGCATCTTCATTTTAACGCAACTTATCGAGTTATACCAAGTACAAAAAACACAACTTTACATAGCCTTCTTCGACCTAAAGAAGGCTCATGATGCAGTACCACACGGCCtgttgaaaaacaaaaaatgtagTCTGTCTAAGTGTCCAAAGGGCTCTCAGCGCTCATCTGCGAGTAATACAACGAAATCTCCAACGAATacgtagggttcttcgtttttgggttttatggcttttcaaattcgggagggaaaaattgGGTGCTATTTACGCGAGAAAATTcgggggagaaatcgggcaactatgatctctgtttgatacaTCATCGGGGAATGTTCTGGTGAAACGAAAGGCGTaggaaacaagccactgctgtgacactgggacgagaaataATAATCTATATATTTCTGCTCGGAACTGGGATTATGATCGCAGTATTCAaccacttgcccgagctccacaaaaaagcttgtctttgactcctgcaggaggggatcataaacGAAGGACAAGTAGGTCTCTTTGCTGATGTTATGATTCACTTCTCCGATGCtttaccgagaacgacaagttgaacgactgcaaggatttcgggtagatatcgggttttacccgcattcttgaaaatttgttcggggggggggggggggggaactgtcgtgaaaaatcgggttgaACCCGAAAACGAAGTACCCTATGAATACAGAAATTGCACATCCACCTCCAGCAGAATCAAACGGAGCGCAGGGTTACACCAAAGCTGCCCACTGCACCCGACGCTTTTCAATATATTCGTAAACGACCTCTTGGAGGATTTTGAAACGTCAAGCAAAGGGATTCATCTGGGAACCCAAAAAACAAACAGCTTGATGGAAGATATTGTGGTAAGCACACTAGCTTTCGCCAACGACATGGTGCTATTAGCTAACAATCCGGCCCACCTGCTGGATCTCCTCAGCATCTGCACCCACAAGGCTCATGCAGAGGGCATCAGTTTCAGCAGTGAGGGgagcaatatattgaagttcgGGGACATTCCAAACTTACCACTGCTCTTACTGCAAAAATCGCAAGTGTATGTGTATTTCTTTAATACAGAGCCCTCCTCCATAGTGTGCTTTGTTTATTATAGTATGTAGTCGATTGCTGTTTGTTGTGCTTTTCTGCTTCATGTATACTTGCCTGAGGTGTGCATTAGATTTGCAGTAAGTAGGTTCGTCTAGGAGCACAATCCACGTGCTCACGCCATCCACTCGTTTTTTTTGCAATCGTCTAAGTAATCCCAATTTTTCTCCTTGAGTCATTTGGTCTTGGCCTGAATGGATAGCTTAACCTAGATGAGCGGGGAGAAGCCTTTTTCCACGCATCCTCCCGAACTAGTGTGTACTTTTTTGCATCCATATGTCCTTGTCCACCATTTTCATGATTGGCATCACTTTTGGCGTGCTCGGCGCTCGCTTCTGCTGCGGCTACGCTCGACTCCAAAGTGTGGTGTACAACTTCTTTGGCTGTAAGGGCGACGCAGAGGATGTTGTTCTCACATTCCAAGTTGTCGAGGCGCTCTGACAATTATTCTGTCACAGTGGACTGTTGCGTATTTTGTTTCATCAGTGCCGATAATTTTTCTTCTAACTATTGGACTGTAAGTTCTGCGTTCTGAAATTTTACGTCTCTCTGCGCAATGACCGTTCCAACTTTTtcgaatttcttttttttttcacatattcCACAAATGAAAGGATCTTCTGTAAGTTGTGCTTCTTCGAAGGTGTTGAATGCATTTTCTTCTGTGTCTATCTCGAGCAGCGATTGCACCGTATTAAGTCGTCGACTCTCTGCCCCATTGGTTTCAGGAGGGTTTTCTCGCAATACAATTTTAAAATTTTCATGCAAAGAACAACAAGCAGACTGTCCTTTTGATCTACGTCCTGATCCGGAGTTGGGTGCACATGCCACACCAGCATGGAGCGCTTGCCTCGAGCCTGTGCAAGGCCACGAGCCAAGCCGAGTCGACTGCGAAGTCGAGCGGATCCTACCCACAGCCACATCGAGGGGAACTCCGACTCCACCTTATGAACAAGAGGCTGTTGTCTAGTCTCCTTGCAGGACCTATCTTGTTTtattttactttgttttattcGCCTCAGGCACCACTTGTGCAGCCCGCCCTGATGTGAAACGGTCTAGACGTGCCTGAATCTGAAATTGAACTGAGGTATGGGCCATAGAAAATGTTAAGAAGCCagcattttttaaatttttgcgAATTATTTGCAGTAAGTTAAACAGAGTGGCTGTACTGACAAAGTTTTAGTGCATGATACATCGTCCGATGCATAGTTAAGCTCCTGAAAGGCCGTATTATTTGTCTTATCTTTATTATGAATTCCGAACTTTATCTTGGGGAACACTGTATAACATGACATTGACATGACATTATGACGTTTTACCCTTTAGTATTTCACTGTGTATTGCGATATCTTTGTCTTTATACGTATGTATTGGGAAAAGCCTTGACCAACAACACAAGTAATTGTCTTCGATGCTCGCTGACATGGACAATATGCAGCAATGTCGCACCTGTACATAATTTTTTAACTGTTTCTTCTCAACTCGCAAAAAATAAACTGTATTTGTCTGTTTAGATAAGCATTGACATTCTTTTTTGTGATTTTGTGAGGGCAAAGCGTTACCGCAGTCAACAACCGGTACCTGCTAAGCTatgcgcttctcctgctgagtatctgcgCTTAATTCTATCACGATTTGGGCACGTGTATTATTTCGCTGAAAATAAAGAAATGTAAAGTTAACCTCTTGATGTTTTTTATGGTCAAAATTCGATGATCTTTTTaagcgaccaattttgcgctcaaactagagCGCTTCTCCTTCTGGGTATCTGTGCTCAATTCTATCACAATTCGGGCAATTTTATTCTTTTGCTGAAAATCGAAAAAAGGcaaggttaacctcttggtgttttttacgGTCAAAATTTGATGGTCTTTTTaagcgaccaattttgcgca is a window encoding:
- the LOC135393898 gene encoding tRNA-splicing endonuclease subunit Sen34-like — translated: MGTTDPVVVTIYKPVKLFLQKGRILVWNADDANTLRMKHRIVGFQIGCLSQRPFQNGCLGMPMLLMKEEAYVLLQKGIARLLRNTKLLRLPDDGDREYIRKYQDDIYQEQCQVLMERRREDIMRHADSIVAGKLAKLKGESRKKRKKAQRQAMGTDKAENFTQVFDHVGPTVKTEETEIDKETIIQKELEKVKVPPRDLTCTPILNECPLTKESDLESVSLNYPSTQRETIRCKVFQDLWEKGHYLSCAAKFGGDFLLYCGNPLRYHAYGIVVCVESQQEFTGLDAVSWGRLGNSVHKTVVLATVEDGAVVYLSIRWAGEQGH
- the LOC135393899 gene encoding F-box only protein 5-like, which gives rise to MPSTLSPRTKEGPHPNMESTPSRPPLHGLIVSSTPVSEPASHDSGYTSFGSHKSRNHLDSTFTEGNHSSIHDEQDSLLESQPPKVSPVAGTVQRVKYSSVRKRRSHLGRLHVDFLKELQTYEPVLDQLLGKLTDEDLSAVCRTSGTWRSVCLSVHQAAVRWKRYIQMKRDIFETNRENLPYKKFHSDRPGNSDPLSSVNWQAARSSELQRSSSTPQVPRSTCHIFVQSCSEESAKTEEVEAHCPACSQPNTVSASNNDAACSSCGHHFCVKCLKVPHKTKDCDRSTFSCLVTPETKKPIGSKASKHNLRRL